Proteins encoded together in one Drosophila gunungcola strain Sukarami chromosome 2R unlocalized genomic scaffold, Dgunungcola_SK_2 000013F, whole genome shotgun sequence window:
- the LOC128256163 gene encoding proteasome subunit alpha type-4 — translation MARRYDSRTTIFSPEGRLYQVEYAMEAISHAGTCLGILAEDGILLAAECRSTNKLLDSAIPSEKIYRLNENMVCSVAGITSDANVLTAELRLIAQRYQFSYGEVIPCEQLVSHLCDIKQAYTQYGGKRPFGVSLLYMGWDNKYGYQLYQSDPSGNYGGWKATCIGNNFGAAISMLKQELADKENVKLTLEEAKDLAVKVLSMTLDTTKLTPEKVEMATLQRVDNATVYSVLEKPDVEKLIEKYNKVQAEAEAAKKEKQAKQPTK, via the exons ATG GCGCGCCGCTATGATTCCCGCACCACGATCTTCTCGCCGGAGGGCCGTTTGTACCAGGTGGAGTACGCCATGGAGGCCATTTCCCACGCCGGAACCTGCCTGGGAATCCTGGCCGAGGACGGCATCCTTTTGGCCGCTGAGTGCCGCAGCACAAACAAACTGCTGGATAGCGCCATTCCCTCGGAGAAGATCTACCGCCTGAACGA GAACATGGTCTGCTCTGTAGCGGGCATCACCTCCGATGCCAACGTGCTGACCGCCGAGCTCCGTCTGATTGCCCAGCGCTACCAGTTCAGCTACGGCGAGGTGATTCCCTGCGAGCAGCTGGTCTCGCATTTGTGCGACATCAAACAGGCGTACACACAGTACGGCGGAAAGCGACCCTTTGGAGTGTCGCTGCTGTACATGGGCTGGGACAACAAGTACGGCTACCAGTTGTACCAATCCGATCCGAGTGGCAACTACGGCGGCTGGAAGGCCACCTGCATTGGCAACAACTTCGGGGCGGCGATCTCCATGCTGAAACAGGAGCTGGCGGACAAGGAGAACGTTAAGCTAACGCTGGAGGAAGCCAAGGACCTGGCCGTCAAGGTGCTCAGCATGACCCTGGACACCACCAAGCTGACCCCCGAGAAGGTGGAGATGGCCACGCTGCAGCGCGTGGATAACGCCACCGTATATAGTGTCCTGGAGAAGCCCGATGTGGAGAAGCTGATCGAAAAATACAACAAGGTGCAGGCGGAGGCCGAGGCTGCCAAGAAGGAGAAGCAGGCCAAGCAGCCGACCAAGTAA
- the LOC128256303 gene encoding LOW QUALITY PROTEIN: uncharacterized protein LOC128256303 (The sequence of the model RefSeq protein was modified relative to this genomic sequence to represent the inferred CDS: deleted 1 base in 1 codon): MDNKTTQLDFKLLVDQSLNLLDSLNTALRCDAIQFLLQTLKCKYPEACDQVVRNLFSHIAANDNGGAGGGGGVGGARAQQLELARTKQLQLLLTAKKEKKEPGTGCEAEIKRENDDEEAGSTDLNQNFEKILCKEEFLCLEEEEEDFLDDADTQNSSSLQFHAGNNVDALALGPGDPLDLIQTGVSLLVKRKYAATFVDEDQLGEDEEANSNSSDGKLVKRKRTNNMHLTVTSVRRKEEHSRLGEGYVFHEDSQYTMRYHHSTGEFSERAFKAQLRALLRLALSQHHKPFLRQFYENFVVNGRLLGTTPSARVLKELREQRLEEWRRQRERHQLFILMKQSELQRDEEVQQQQQQQQNQEEIQQQEQEQHLDEIQQQQQQEQHLEAIQQRQQLPAISFGDSELESETESQLSSAAQEIMKFEEFIDEGVGAGRLIDGLEMEPEIDDMLAGAGSALGSVNSASGHSSNSSSSGSGSGGNGNGNGISGVILENNSHHSHHLSSSSSANLVINGLTSSNSISNNNNNNNSNNGSLHRPQLTLQEQDQLVASMKPSHHLPMSMPMESRDLKGSQAAHGNPNVVMPGGSSASHVSEIQMHQQQKLYNSSNNPLSMMGGMMQQQQQQQQQQQHVALPHQQRQMMMMSEDFPQHGTSMMGSRQMPALAALSNLGDTPPVSGQLNSSLELDDNDLSPDEDDDDLDHDMDELDAAKQQLIDGGSSSSTSLQAPPSQHGSGSGGSGGQTPGSKKDKPSYNCLLCPKSYRKRKSLLDHYKMHPGYCHDCGQRNGNTLEEIIHHNRTMHVKEFPFVCETCGESYSRKQQFHAHVESHNKKEIKTFPCGECGLKFPQKKLQQHFEETGHKADGAICEVCGEEFQSKNALYQHIIRVHKRDNFFECHICHNRFTLKANLERHVQLHTEIKRPYVCDLCGSSYFTYPALKEHYSNAHVDVSECKCTLCGKRFGSAKSLQRHLPSHSEERPHCCNYCDQTFKWKTHLVRHKQTMHGNEPPPPKKGKQRFPKTNEEGEMGSLPDMPGPPPVKATKKAVTSKAKAQAAAAAAAAASSQQQQQKGAAATPTPPPPVSTTPGCLQQDQFNAAMVSSNSSQSSTASTSQHSVSTSESQQNSMYNQSFNAEKQQPGQQQQQQTQNALHQQHPTPPPTQQQQQQQQQQPPPQPRVAPGELHLQRMNSFGQDGQFHFESNPAAGAYQQHQLISQYQQQQQQQQQPQQQQQQHHLAQQQQHMRSHTPQSPHPPHPSQLQQQQPQPHFSSPHHMPPMHHQHQLMMQQQHRHNQRSPLHHHPAAQQLQQQHQQPSHSPQHARLQSPQPAPVQQQQQQQQQQQQFLQQQANDSWGNMNFGNPPSNQQVELKDNKFYIVESAEFLGLPMNVPPSPQQQQQQQQQQAVSKPQQQQQQQHPQPQQPDPTLAGDLMSFQHMWPAPAFGQSPQQQQQQQPQQQQQQQAAQQQQQAQAQANSSDPHNYNNIGSILTNLIDTNPAPMEYNFDLMQQQQAASSQQQQAAQQQQHHGAGSYASGLMRSGGGVYGGAYDQHLSDQLVSEQQKQNSFQPYHPHGLQPQQQQQPLHPHLLPPPAPHSNVYDRTGVGVGVGVGVGVGVGYSMLGDDPKGVLPSMMGGMMQQMPPHGQQPDLIYYPVKND; this comes from the exons ATGGATAACAAAACTACACAGTTGGATTTTAAATTACTg gTGGATCAATCACTAAATCTACTGGACAGCCTCAACACGGCATTGCGGTGCGATGCTATTCAATTCTTGCTGCAGACGCTTAAGTGCAAGTACCCGGAGGCCTGCGACCAAGTCGTCAGGAATCTGTTCAGTCACATAGCTGCTAATGACAACGGCGGGGCAGGAGGCGGAGGTGGCGTTGGCGGCGCAAGGGCCCAGCAGCTCGAGCTAGCGAGGACGAAGCagctccagctgctgctgaCCGCCAAGAAGGAGAAGAAGGAGCCTGGCACCGGCTGCGAGGCGGAGATCAAGCGCGAGAACGATGACGAGGAGGCGGGATCGACGGATCTGAACCAAAACTTCGAGAAGATCCTCTGCAAGGAGGAGTTCCTGTGCctcgaggaggaggaggaggacttCCTCGACGATGCGGACACGCAGAACTCGTCTTCCCTGCAGTTCCATGCCGGCAACAATGTGGATGCCCTGGCCCTGGGCCCCGGCGATCCGCTGGACCTGATCCAAACCGGCGTTTCGCTGCTGGTCAAGCGAAAGTATGCGGCCACCTTCGTAGACGAGGACCAGCTGGGCGAGGACGAGGAGGcgaacagcaacagcagcgacgGCAAACTGGTGAAGCGCAAGCGAACCAACAACATGCACCTGACCGTGACTAGTGTGCGGCGGAAAGAGGAGCACAGCCGGCTGGGCGAGGGCTATGTCTTTCACGAGGACAGCCAGTACACGATGCGGTATCACCACAGCACCGGCGAGTTCAGCGAGCGGGCCTTCAAGGCCCAGCTCCGGGCTCTGCTCCGCCTGGCGCTTAGCCAGCACCATAAGCCTTTCCTCCGGCAGTTCTACGAGAACTTTGTTGTGAACGGACGCCTGCTGGGCACCACGCCCTCGGCGCGGGTGCTGAAGGAGCTGCGCGAGCAACGGCTAGAGGAGTGGCGACGCCAGAGAGAACGTCATCAGTTGTTCATCTTGATGAAGCAGAGCGAACTGCAGCGGGATGAGGAggttcagcagcagcagcagcagcagcagaatcaGGAGGAGAtccagcagcaggagcaggagcagcatcTGGATGAgattcagcagcagcagcagcaggagcagcatcTGGAGGCGAtccagcagcggcagcagctgcCTGCCATCTCGTTTGGCGACTCCGAACTGGAGTCGGAAACGGAATCGCAGCTTTCGTCGGCTGCCCAAGAGATTATGAAGTTCGAGGAGTTCATTGACGAGGGTGTAGGCGCGGGACGTCTGATCGATGGTCTGGAGATGGAACCCGAGATCGATGACATGCTGGCTGGCGCCGGCAGTGCCTTGGGCAGTGTGAACAGCGCCAGCgggcacagcagcaacagcagcagcagcggcagcgggaGCGGCGgtaatgggaatgggaatggcatCAGCGGTGTGATCCTGGAGAACAATAGTCATCATTCGCATCACCT aagtagcagcagcagcgcaaaTCTTGTGATCAACGGCCTTACGTCAAGCAATAGCATcagcaacaataataataacaacaacagcaacaatggcAGTCTACACCGCCCGCAACTGACGCTGCAGGAGCAGGATCAGTTGGTGGCGTCCATGAAACCATCACACCACTTGCCCATGTCCATGCCCATGGAGAGCAGGGATCTAAAGGGCAGTCAGGCGGCGCATGGCAATCCCAACGTCGTCATGCCGGGCGGCAGTTCGGCGAGTCACGTCAGCGAGATTCAGATGCACCAGCAGCAAAAGCTCTACAACTCAAGCAATAATCCCCTGTCGATGATGGGCGGCATgatgcagcaacagcagcaacaacagcaacagcagcagcatgtGGCCCTGCCTCACCAGCAGCGgcagatgatgatgatgtcgGAGGATTTCCCACAACACGGCACCTCGATGATGGGCAGTCGTCAAATGCCAGCCCTGGCAGCCTTGTCGAACTTGGGCGACACTCCTCCCGTCAGCGGTCAACTGAACTCCTCGCTGGAACTGGACGACAATGACCTGTCGCcggacgaggacgacgacgacctGGACCACGACATGGACGAGCTGGACGCGGCCAAGCAGCAACTGATcgacggcggcagcagcagcagcacctcCCTGCAGGCGCCGCCCTCGCAGCACGGCAGCGGCAGTGGAGGCAGTGGGGGTCAGACGCCCGGCAGCAAGAAGGACAAGCCCAGCTACAACTGTCTGCTCTGCCCCAAGTCGTATCGCAAGCGCAAGTCGCTGCTGGACCACTACAAGATGCACCCGGGCTATTGCCACGACTGCGGTCAGCGCAATGGGAATACGCTGGAG gAAATAATCCACCACAACCGGACCATGCATGTGAAGGAGTTCCCGTTCGTGTGCGAGACGTGTGGGGAGTCGTACTCGCGCAAACAGCAGTTTCACGCCCACGTGGAGTCGCATAACAAGAAGGAAATCAAAA CCTTTCCCTGCGGCGAGTGCGGGCTAAAGTTTCCGCAGAAGAAACTGCAGCAACACTTCGAGGAGACGGGCCACAAGGCCGACGGGGCCATCTGCGAGGTGTGCGGCGAGGAGTTTCAGTCGAAGAACGCCCTGTATCAGCACATCATCCGCGTGCACAAGCGCGACAACTTCTTCGAGTGCCACATTTGCCATAACCGCTTCACGCTGAAGGCCAACTTGGAGCGGCACGTGCAGCTGCACACCGAGATCAAACGGCCCTACGTGTGCGACCTGTGCGGCTCGTCCTATTTCACATATCCCGCGCTCAAGGAGCACTACAGCAACGCCCACGTGGACGTGTCCGAGTGCAAGTGCACGCTGTGCGGCAAGCGCTTCGGATCGGCCAAATCCCTGCAGCGGCACCTACCATCGCACTCGGAGGAACGGCCGCACTGCTGCAACTACTGCGATCAG ACCTTCAAATGGAAAACGCATCTGGTGCGTCACAAGCAGACAATGCACGGAAACGAGCCACCGCCTCCTAAAAAGGGAAAGCAGCGCTTTCCCAAGACGAACGAAGAAG GGGAAATGGGTAGCCTGCCGGATATGCCGGGTCCGCCGCCTGTGAAAGCCACCAAAAAGGCGGTGACCAGCAAGGCGAAAGCGCAggcagcagccgccgccgccgcagcagcatcctctcagcagcaacag cagAAGGGCGCcgcggccacgcccacgccgcCACCGCCAGTCTCGACGACTCCGGGCTGCCTGCAGCAGGATCAGTTCAACGCGGCCATGGTCAGTAGCAACAGCTCGCAATCCTCCACGGCATCCACGTCGCAGCATTCGGTGTCGACGAGTGAATCTCAGCAGAATTCCATGTACAATCAGAGCTTTAATGCGGAGAAACAGCAGCCcggacagcagcagcagcagcagacacAGAATGCCTTGCATCAGCAACATCCGACGCCGCCGCcgacacaacaacaacaacagcagcagcaacagcagccgccGCCACAACCGAGAGTCGCACCCGGAGAATTGCATCTGCAGCGCATGAACAGCTTTGGACAGGATGGCCAGTTTCACTTTGAGTCCAACCCGGCAGCGGGTGCCTATCAGCAACATCAACTGATTAGCCAgtatcagcagcaacagcaacagcagcaacagcctcagcagcaacaacaacaacaccatcttgcccaacagcagcagcacatgAGGAGCCACACGCCTCAGAGTCCACATCCGCCGCATCCCTCgcaactgcaacaacagcagccgcagccgcacTTCAGCTCGCCTCACCACATGCCGCCGATGCACCATCAACACCAGCTGATgatgcagcaacagcatcgGCACAACCAGCGATCGCCGCTGCATCACCATCCTGCGGCCCAGcaattgcagcagcagcatcagcaacctTCGCATTCCCCACAGCATGCGAGACTGCAGTCGCCGCAACCTGCTCcagtacaacaacaacaacaacagcagcagcagcagcagcaattcTTGCAGCAACAGGCCAACGACTCCTGGGGCAACATGAACTTTGGCAATCCACCCAGCAACCAGCAGGTTGAGCTCAAAGATAACAAATTCTATATAGTGGAGTCGGCCGAGTTCCTAGGGCTTCCAATGAATGTGCCGCCTtcgccacagcagcagcagcaacagcagcagcaacaagcagTAAGCAAaccccagcagcagcagcagcaacaacacccTCAACCGCAGCAACCAGATCCAACTCTCGCTGGTGATCTGATGAGCTTCCAGCATATGTGGCCGGCGCCTGCGTTTGGCCAATctccacaacaacagcagcagcagcagccacaacaacaacagcagcagcaggcggcacaacagcagcaacaagccCAGGCTCAGGCGAATTCGAGTGATCCccacaactacaacaacatcGGCAGCATACTCACGAATCTCATTGACACAAATCCCGCGCCAATGGAGTACAATTTCGACCtgatgcagcagcaacaagcggCGTCGtctcagcaacagcaggcggcgcagcagcagcagcatcacgGCGCCGGAAGCTATGCGAGCGGTTTGATGCGCAGTGGAGGCGGCGTGTATGGAGGAGCCTATGACCAGCACCTGAGCGACCAGCTGGTCAGCGAGCAGCAGAAACAGAACAGCTTTCAGCCCTATCACCCACATGGCCTGCagccgcaacagcagcagcagccattGCATCCGCACCTGCTGCCTCCGCCAGCGCCGCACAGCAACGTGTACGACCGCACGGGAGTTGGAGTGGGAGTAGGTGTCggagtgggtgtgggtgtgggctATTCAATGCTGGGAGACGACCCGAAGGGTGTGCTGCCGTCCATGATGGGCGGCATGATGCAGCAAATGCCGCCGCATGGCCAGCAGCCGGATCTAATCTACTACCCAGTGAAGAACGATTGA
- the LOC128256304 gene encoding LOW QUALITY PROTEIN: CDK5RAP3-like protein (The sequence of the model RefSeq protein was modified relative to this genomic sequence to represent the inferred CDS: deleted 1 base in 1 codon) produces MNESEIPIDIHTLKLQDWLISRRIVPKNVQQEIREIHKKISSALQDMPSNDQLIKLLARTNINYYHVKEIIEILKQTEKDTKSVFGTYGSQRMKDWQEISRLYEKNATYLAETAQIFVRNVNYEIPGLRKQMAKLEQQTDESQKRAHDLNKPESQLLAEHAALLEQLGVRGDNLHAEFVEVLAGLPELYAKSLIDIAKIQPGIDLYAEISGNKQALPILSHLVEFGNTTVYQYIHKEAPLAVEEPPIRLNLGEGIASKDDNAATEIDFGMDDNGGTSSTVSAEIIDYGDFQENDGGNIDWGIESAPTDAVEINFDIPVEEYGIVVEGTGMDGGTAKGDQAYSVLDSPNYRDRFLDEIFELESFLRLRLYELKQLESSSDIMFSLMDNIATHDAESIRKILGSVEKIIQQTSDEQTRHLFQLKHSPKYANLLATKLQQMTKAVEKLRSTREVLKKRAIELREQRQQLNPVLEELIAQTRTLQSHIERDISKRYKNRVVNLMGGVN; encoded by the exons ATGAAT GAGTCCGAGATTCCCATCGACATTCACACGCTGAAGCTGCAGGATTGGCTCATCAGCCGCAGAATCGTGCCTAAGAATGTGCAGCAGGAGATTCGGGAGATCCACAAGAAGATTAGTAGCGCCCTCCAGGACATGCCCTCCAATGACCAGCTGATCAAGCTGTTGGCCAGGACGA ATATCAACTATTACCATGTCAAGGAGATCATCGAGATCCTGAAGCAGACGGAAAAGGACACGAAAAGCGTGTTCGGCACATACGGCAGCCAGCGCATGAAGGACTGGCAGGAGATCAGCCGCCTGTACGAGAAGAACGCCACGTACCTGGCCGAAACGGCCCAGATCTTTGTGCGGAATGTGAACTACGAGATTCCCGGGCTGCGCAAGCAGATGGCCAAGCTGGAGCAGCAGACCGACGAGAGCCAGAAGCGAGCCCACGACCTGAACAAACCGGAAAGTCAACTGCTGGCCGAACACGCCGCCCTTCTGGAGCAACTGGGCGTCCGGGGAGACAACCTGCATGCGGAGTTCGTGGAGGTGCTGGCCGGTCTGCCCGAGCTGTACGCCAAGTCCCTGATCGACATCGCTAAGATTCAGCCGGGCATCGATCTGTACGCCGAGATCAGTGGAAATAAGCAGGCGCTGCCCATCCTCAGCCACCTGGTGGAGTTCGGCAACACCACCGTCTACCAGTACATCCACAAGGAGGCGCCCCTGGCCGTCGAGGAGCCGCCCATCCGGCTGAACCTCGGCGAGGGCATCGCCAGCAAGGACGACAATGCTGCCACTGAGATTGACTTCGGAATGGACGACAATGGCGGCACCTCCTCAACCGTTTCGGCGGAGATCATCGACTACGGCGACTTTCAGGAGAACGATGGAGGCAACATCGACTGGGGCATCGAGAGTGCTCCCACCGATGCGGTGGAGATCAACTTTGACATTCCCGTCGAGGAGTACGGCATAGTGGTGGAGGGCACAGGCATGGATGGTGGCACTGCCAAGG GCGATCAGGCCTACTCCGTGCTCGATTCGCCAAACTATCGCGATCGATTCCTGGATGAAATCTTCGAACTGGAGTCCTTCCTGCGTCTGCGACTCTATGAACTGAAGCAGTTGGAGTCCTCGAGCGACATCATGTTCTCGCTCATGGACAACATTGCCACCCACGACGCGGAGAGCATCCGGAAGATTCTCGGCTCCGTGGAGAAGATCATCCAGCAGACTTCCGACGAGCAGACGCGACATCTCTTCCAGCTGAAGCACTCCCCGAAGTATGCCAATCTGCTGGCCACCAAGCTGCAGCAAATGACCAAGGCCGTGGAGAAGTTGCGGTCCACGCGGGAGGTGCTCAAGAAGCGGGCCATCGAA CTGCGGgaacagcggcagcagctcAATCCCGTCCTGGAGGAGCTGATTGCCCAGACCCGCACGCTGCAGTCGCACATCGAGAGGGATATCTCCAAGCGGTACAAGAATCGGGTGGTTAATCTAATGGGAGGCGTCAACTAA
- the LOC128256022 gene encoding transcription factor grauzone: MTVFREYGTTQPIVAQLPSPALCKLLKKYIVLSNKCKMDICRLCLRGVSGAQMCLQIFDVDSAENKVAEVLRQHFWFEVLPNDEISKVICNVCWTQVSEFHQFYVSIQEAQVIYATTSKFKQDPEMVNTSWPEEVLMPADVLAVDNDVSAQLNVNPLDELDLSQPMSPEDSKVGIKTERQSPELEFIFEDANNDQDEDYEDDEEDEEDADDLIVTRSGRKRKREVAKPAKTKRAGRKSKDKVVAKRGPPKRIFKMERLPPFCKEDEELIKRYIVMGCELCIFLAEDFDGIREHFKEKHPEERPYIKCCGRKLNKRCLIQEHARRHENPEYIKCKDCGKVFANSSVLRAHWLVHHVPDEDCDFQCEDCGKRFSRRNLLELHKGSHVPVNERKFICPQCPKHNAFATEYHMQVHISMQHRKAANICHVCGKKIKDKAVFEKHVRLHFEESGPRIKCPRPDCESWLKDEDNLKQHLRRHNDEGKLFICTECGKSCKNSRALIGHKRYSHSNVIYTCEQCGKTFKKDISLKEHMAQHTGEPLYKCPFCPRTFNSNANMHSHKKKMHPVEWDIWRKTKTGSSQKVLPSAQVAQMFRDDADAAAIANDYSA; encoded by the exons ATGACCGTATTCCGCGAATACGGCACGACACAGCCGATAGTTGCACAACTCCCATCGCCAGCGCTATgtaaattactaaaaaaatatatagttttatcaaataaatgcaaaatggaTATCTGCCGCCTGTGTTTGCGCGGAGTGAGCGGCGCCCAGATGTGTCTACAGATCTTCGATGTGGACTCGGCGGAGAACAAGGTGGCAGAGGTGCTGCGGCAGCATTTCTGGTTCGAG GTCCTGCCCAACGACGAGATATCCAAGGTCATCTGCAACGTCTGCTGGACGCAGGTGTCCGAGTTCCACCAGTTCTACGTGTCCATACAGGAGGCCCAGGTGATCTACGCCACCACCTCGAAGTTCAAGCAGGATCCGGAGATGGTGAACACCTCCTGGCCGGAGGAGGTGCTCATGCCCGCCGACGTGCTGGCCGTGGACAACGATGTGAGCGCCCAGCTGAACGTGAATCCGCTGGACGAGCTGGATCTGAGCCAGCCCATGTCCCCGGAAGACAGCAAGGTGGGCATTAAGACGGAGCGGCAGTCCCCCGAATTGGAGTTCATCTTCGAGGACGCCAACAATGATCAGGACGAGGACTAcgaggacgacgaggaggatgaggaggatgCCGACGACTTGATTGTGACCCGGAGCGGACGCAAGCGCAAGCGGGAGGTGGCCAAGCCGGCCAAGACGAAAAGGGCGGGCAGGAAGAGCAAGGACAAGGTCGTGGCCAAGCGGGGGCCACCCAAGAGGATATTCAAGATGGAGCGGCTGCCGCCGTTCTGCAAGGAGGACGAGGAGCTGATCAAGCGCTACATAGTCATGGGCTGCGAGCTGTGCATATTCCTGGCCGAGGACTTTGACGGCATCCGCGAGCACTTCAAGGAGAAGCACCCAGAGGAGCGGCCCTACATTAAGTGCTGCGGTCGCAAGCTCAACAAGCGCTGCCTCATCCAGGAGCATGCCAGGCGGCACGAGAATCCTGAATACATTAA GTGCAAGGACTGCGGCAAGGTGTTCGCCAATTCGAGTGTGCTACGTGCCCACTGGCTGGTACACCATGTGCCCGACGAGGACTGCGACTTCCAGTGCGAGGACTGCGGCAAGCGCTTCTCGCGGCGCAATCTGCTCGAGCTTCACAAGGGCTCTCATGTGCCCGTCAACGAGCGCAAGTTCATCTGCCCCCAGTGTCCCAAACACAATGC TTTCGCCACAGAGTACCACATGCAGGTCCACATCAGCATGCAGCATCGCAAGGCGGCCAACATCTGTCATGTGTGCGGCAAGAAGATTAAGGACAAGGCCGTCTTCGAGAAGCACGTTCGCCTGCACTTCGAGGAGAGCGGGCCACGCATCAAGTGTCCGCGTCCGGACTGCGAGAGCTGGCTGAAGGACGAGGACAATCTCAAGCAGCATTTGAGGCGCCACAACGACGAGGGCAAACTGTTCATTTGCACGGAATGTGGCAAGAGCTGCAAGAACTCCCGCGCGCTGATCGGTCACAAGCGCTATTCCCACTCGAATGTGATCTACACCTGCGAACAGTGTGGCAAAACCTTCAAGAAGGACATCAGCCTTAAG GAGCACATGGCACAGCACACTGGCGAGCCTCTCTACAAGTGTCCATTCTGTCCCCGCACCTTCAACTCGAACGCCAACATGCACTCCCACAAGAAGAAAATGCACCCAGTGGAGTGGGATATCTGGCGGAAGACCAAGACGGGTAGCTCCCAAAAAGTCCTGCCCAGCGCCCAAGTGGCTCAGATGTTCAGGGACGATGCCGATGCCGCTGCTATTGCCAATGACTATTCAGCTTAG